From Triticum aestivum cultivar Chinese Spring chromosome 7B, IWGSC CS RefSeq v2.1, whole genome shotgun sequence:
aaatatagatgtatctagacatgttttagtatataggtacattcatttttggacaaatgaaaatcaagtattttggaacggagggagtagatttcaATTACTTTCCAGTGAGTGTTGTTGGCCGGTGCATGCCACAGAGATGAATGCTAGATTTCAATTACAGAATCACCCTTTTGGGCGTCGAGAATTCTGCTCGACGGTTGAGAGTTGAATTTGAGCTTTGAGCGGACTTGAAACGTTTTGGAGTATGTTCAAGTTGTATTTTCTGTTCTCGCAAACACAGGCGTACGTACCAAGTGACGTGCGATGTGATTATATATACGTATATAGAAACAGGCTTGAAACATTTTCTGGCGGTATTTGTTTTCTGGCTGTATTTGGTTCAAATATGAAATGCACTTGTTTCTACCACACCTTTTGTTCCAACCAACGAATACCTGCCCTGGGTGTGAAATATAATTTGGTCATATGGTTTTTTAGGTCCTAGATCTGACTATCCAAACATGTATTGTGAGCCATAAAAATTATGTCTCTTGATTCATTATCAAATGAGAttgaaacatactccctccgtcccaaaataagagTGCAAAATTGAGATagttattttgaaatggagggagtgaTTTTTATGGCATATTAATTATGCATGCTCGACTAGTTAAATCGATGACCTAAATTTTCATGCCAGACTTATTCGCATCAAGAGGGAGTAAGCAATTATAATTATCATCACATTCAAAACATGTGTGCACGGagtttcaaaaaacaaaaaaacatctgGGAATGTATCTAAAAACACAAGAGTGGTCAAATGTACAAACAAAACATCCATCTTCAAATGCTGCTATGCATACACCAAGAATGCCTTCATCGCCCCAAGAATGCAGCACGCCGCCTCTAGACGAACATCTTACCTGCCTCATGAAGATGCTCCAGTAATTTTCGCACGTTAGCAAATTACCAAGACAAGGAAATCAAGTTAGGGGCCAAAATTCCTACTCCTTGGCGTACCAGAAACACCAAAGCCTAAAAGTTTCCGTATGCAACCATCAACAACCCAAAATCCAACTCATAATTGAACCAACCAGAACCAATCTCTTATATAACACCAAAACAACTTGTTGATCCATGCTGAAATTCTGTCATCATGTCCCCCAATGAGCACCTCATAAATATGACCAAATTTGGACCCAAGTGCTAAAATAGCCAGCCAATGAACCTCGACAAAACAAGTCTACTTGACCAACTCCAACAATTGTGACACCATAAACTGCAGCCTCATGTGAATGCTAGTTACTGCATGCATCATCCATCCACTATATAATCACAACATGTACACCAAATATCCCCAAGACAAGAATCAAATATCTTACCAAACAACAGTCTCATATCCCCATTGACCTCAAGACCAACATCAACAATCTCAGGCAATTCTCCGCAAAGCCACATAAACTGTCTAAAATCCATAATCCATAATGTTATCTAATCAAATACAGAGAGGTCGGTCCATGTCATGCCTCTAGTTCTATAACATCATCCACCAATATCCTCACAACAGATTCATGACCCCAAACATGTCCTTTAACAAGGACAGTTAATTATTGGTCTGCGACAACGAACGGTACTTTGAAAGATAACTAACAACCAACTGACTTGCGAGTACTAGTAGCTAATAAGCGGCAATATGTTTCTCACTAGTCACTACCAAACCAAACACTAGTGTCACACGGCACCACCTGATGTCTGCATGTAAACCGATGTTAGTGCCGCATGATCATTGCAAATATCAAACAAGACCAGTAAGAGAAAGCCACACCAGCTGACAAGAGACATACTGTGATACCACCTAGTGGTGGTAATAACCGCCTCCAGAATGCCCGCCTCTATGGTGTGGTTGGAATGCACCCCTACCATATTGCTGCATTACATGGTAGACAAAAGCAAAGGCCAGAAAATTAGACAAATAGACAGAGGGATAACCAAACTTCACCAAGGTATATTATACTTACAGCTGGGGCAGGGGGAGGGGCATGGGCATGGGCATGACCAGGAGCAGGGCCATAGTGATGATCACGTGAATAACCACCCCTCGTCCCAAAAGAGTCTGCAATGGCAATATACAATGAGAAACTATCACAAAATAAGATCAAAGGGGCATAGCAAAATGGTTACAGCATAGGATTACAACCTCTGTGGCGGTCACCTCCAGGAAATGGTGGCTGGTCATAATGACCAAAACGGTTCCCTCCAGGAAATGGTGGCTGCTCGTAATGGTCAAAGCGAGGGCGCACACGAGGAGGACCACCATGCTCAAAGTATCCAGGAGGACCGGGTTCCTATCATATAAAAAGTAAGTTCAGTGCAGATGGTACAGAGAATTAATTACTTAGCACTTAACATAGCAATACAATATTGTAACAAACCATGTGAGAATATGGCCTCTTAGCACCATGCCGAACATCTTCATAGAGATATGGGTTTTCACCAAAGGGTCTACCAAAATCACCCTCGGGCTCAAATGTTGGCCCTCTAGGTGGATGATGATATCCTCTCCCCTGTCCTCTATCAAACAAATCATGCTGCCTTCCTGAGGAACCCCCTGCGAAGCCGAATATTAGTCAGCAGTGTAAAAATGAGCTCAAAAGGTTGAAGCAGTAAATTTGTGTTTCTGAATCACAATAGGAAGCCCACCTCGAAAGGCAGGAGGAGCCTGCCTGGCTCGGAAATCAGAGGGCGAAGCTTCAAAACTGTTGTTACTGTATGCAGAATTAAATCTCCCACCACGAACAGGAGTGTGATTATTGAAACCCCTATCACCATGGAAACCTTCCCGGCGAGGGGCAGCTCTTCCCCTATTAAAACCTCTACCTGCACAGCCATAGAAGTCAACAAACAAATCCTCATATAACAACACAAGCAGTAGAGGAATTCGGGAGGGAGCACAGTTACTTACCAGGCCTGTTAAAACCAGATCCAGGATGTCCAATTCGAAACCCGCCACTCATTTCACCTTTCACAGCCTGACTTTTAGGTAGAGGGTTTGAAAGTCTAACCCTTACTTTTAGCTAAGTTAAAAAAACACCAAAATTATCTATCACTTATAAGCATCTACACAAGGACATGTGAGCACATTGTTTGGTATACATGAAAACAAAGACGGTACCATTCCAAACCAGAAAAATACCTTTGCTTTTCCAACATCACCCAGCTCGGTGTTGTTGGTGGCTTCAATACAAGCAAGAGCCTCCTCATGGGTTGAGAAGTTGACAAATCCAAAATCGTTTCTTTTAGCACTAGACATATTGCGAGCAAGCACAACTCGTTCTATCAAACCATAAGCTTTGAATCGGTTTTTAACACGCTCTTCATCCCAGTATGGTGGAAGTCCATCAATAAAAACTGATTTGACCTGCAGCATGAAAAAGTAGTCAACGACATGACAAATCATAGACTTGCAATGGTTGGACATGAAAACCAAATAATTGAGAACATTCCAAATGTGCAAATaggattttgtttttgttttttttccaccACAATACCCATATGTAACAAAGTGAGGACACCAAGAAAAGTGTATAATGCACAAATATATGTGGTAATCATATGGTCATAGAAGACATCTCATCTCAGTCTGATGTAAAATTTAAATTATCTAAATTGTAGTAACAAGCAGCCAAATATGAGCATCATTGCAAACCATAACTCCTGGATAAATCATAAACTACAAATAGCTAACCAATAGTTAGTATTAAAACTATTACTGCAAGTACAACGGCATCTTTCTACTTATGTCATTTAATTCACTAACACCATCAATAAAAAAAGTAGATAGTAAAAGTAGTTAAGCACCTGagccataacttctgcatctgcttcTTTTATTGGCTCTGCAAAAGCAACTTTTGCAGTTCTCTCAGGATGACCAAACAGAGCATCTGGTTGCTGCAGCCTCTTGAATGCAAGCATCGCATCCGCGTGGCAAGAAAACTCGAGAAATGCAAAACCACGGCTCTGGCCTTCGTTTTGAGTATCAGGAACAAGAGTTAAGCTTTGAACTCCTTCAACTCCATAGTCAAGCAGCCTCTTCTTAATCTGAAAAAGAAAGGCGCAGAATTAGCAAAATTTACTTATTAACAGGCAAGCTCGTGATTGCGCATATTATTGAAGGAAAACTTACAGCTTCCTTTGTCCATGTATTGCAAATATTGCCCAAGAAGAGTGTGTCGTTGTCCTCGCTAGCGGCAATGGCACAACGTTTGCCATGTATCTGCAGCAGAAGAAAAAATAAATTAAACATGTGTCACACATCCCACAAACAATCGGACATCGCATCACAGAACACTGTATCTTAACATTTGTTTTTCAAAGTAATAGTGTCAGGGGAGCTGAGGTATTACCATAGGATTCTTCACCTCAGCAAGCGCGCGAGCCACCTGGTGTTTGTTTGCAAACCTGACGAACGCAAAGCCCTTGTTCTTGTTGGTGGAGAGATCCTTGTGGAGACGGACCTCCACAACATGACCGACGTGCGCAAACACCTTCCTAATATCCTCCTCGACGGCTTCACGGTCCAGCCCTCCCACAAAGATCTCTAGCTCCTTTTTGCGCTGCCTGTTCTTGGCCATGTCTGACATAACCTTGCGCTCGTCCTCTTGCTGTTTGACCTCACCTGCAGCCTGGCCGTGCTCCTCCGACGCCCTAGCACGGTGCTCTTCCTGTTTGCTCTCAGCTGCAGCCtgcccgtcgtcgtcgtcctccgtgGCCTTAGCAAGGTCGTCTCCTTGCTTGATCTCAGATGCGGCCTGCCCTTCACCCACGGAGACAGAGTCGTCGAAGATGACCTCTTgaggatcctcctcctcctcctcttcctgctGAGCATCCATCTGTTGTTGGTGGAGTGGGTGCTTATTTTCTGAATTATCATCATGAGTTGCAGCAAGCATTTGTCCCTGGTGGAGTGGGTTAGGTTGGCTGTCTTGCTTATTTTGTGCATCATGAGTTGCAGCAGTCTTTACCGCTACATCATCGTCATCGGCTTTTCCACCCTCCTGCTCTATCACCTCTGCTTCTTTGCTCTGTACCGCTTGCTTGTTCGCATCGGGCCCTGCATCCTCCTGGTTATTATTTCcttgcgcttcttcttgctctACGGACAACAACATATCATGAGGCTCTCCAGCCTCCACCTCCATTTTCTGCTGCTGCTCATCATCATTGGTAGGAGACGGCACGTCGGCCTCACTCGGCTCATCGACTGTGATTGAGGTTGGCTCCTCCTCCTTGATGTGCTGGTGGACTGTGGTTGAGCCTTGATGGCATCATGACATGACATGACATTCCATTATCCATTACAATACAAGGTCGAATGGGGGAGTATGTACAGTAGTGGAAAGGAAAGGAAAcatcttgtctctctctctctatatatatagatatagatatagagtaAGATTAGAGTTAGAGTAGGTAGTGTACTTACTATATATGTCTGGCGAGGAGGCGCAGTGTTGAGGGGATGCCTCTGTCGAGTCAGAGATCTCAATCGTCTCCCGCCCCGCAAAAgcagaggcagaggcagaggcagaggcggcggcatctggaaagaagaagaggagacggGCAGTGAGAAGGAAAGTCGAAAACTTTTTATTTAGGTAGGGCGGAGGAAAGAGGAACAAGGGCAACTACCTTGGGTGTTGTGGGTGAGCTGCTCCTGCTCCTGTTCGTGCTCCtgatcctgctcctgctcctgctcctgctcctgctcggCGGCGTCGGGAGCCTCCTCCGGCGCGGGTtctgcgggcgggcgggcgggcgggagcaagcaagcaaggaagggGATTGCTTGGTTAGACAGCGAGAAACAGAGACAGAGAGAGCGCGCGCGCCCACCAGAGAGGAGGGAAGAAAGGAAGCAcctgcggcgggaggcggcggggtcTTGGCCGCTCGTCCGCGCCCACGGCCGCGGCCGCGTCCCCGGGCCCGTCCTCGTCCTCGGCCGCGACCGGCCGCCGGCGCCATGCTTCTTGGGTGATGAAGGAGTGGAGTTGGGGGTTTGGTTAGGGTTGGGAGTTGGGACAGACAGATTTGGGTGGGGAGGGGAGCAAATCTGATGAAGGAAGGAGTTTTGAGTTGGGGATTTCTTTCCTTCCTTGCTTGCTTCTTCTCTTTTTCCACCTCCCCCACCCCACCTACATTCTTTCTATTCTAAATTACTAAATGAAAGAGATAGAGATGGAGATGGATGGAGATGGTTCAGCTGCCCCCAGCGCCTATCCTTCGTCGCCATATGATGGCGCGCCTCTGGCAATCGCCCCTCACCCGGAGACGGATCCTTTGACGGGTTGCTACGCACCACCGGCACAGGCTCATGCGGATCGTACGGCGGCGCCGTCGTCGTTTTACTTCTCGCACCTCCTTCCAGTGAAGCTTACGCCGAATAATTACTTGTCATGGCGGGCTCAGGTGCTACCTCTCCTCCGAAGCCGCTACCTGGAGGGATACGTTGACGGCTCCAACCCGTGTCCGCCGCCGTATCATCCGGCGTATCACGTGTGGGTGGCCCAGGATCAGGCAATCCTCTCCGCTATCCAGTCATCGCTCACTCCGAGCGTGTCGTCGCTGGTCATCTTCGCCGCGACGTCTCGGGATGCCTGGTCGGCGCTTCACAGCAGCTTCGCCTCACAATCTATGACGAGTGATCATGCTATACGCACCGAGTTGGGGGAGACTAAACTCGGCGGCCTAACCATCACTGAGTACTTCACCAAGATGCCCGGTCTCGCTGACACCTTGGCCTCGATCGGCCAACCGCTTGGAGATGAGGAATTCAGCACCCACGTGCTCAATGACCTTGATGATGATTATGACAATCTCGTCGAGAATATCCATGGTCGTGAGGCTCCACTTCCGCCACGAGAGCTCTATGTGCGTCTTATTGGTCGTGAACAGCGCATCAAAGCGCGTCGTGCCTCTCCGAGCTTCGTCTCTGTCAATGTCGCGACCCGCGGTAAGCCACAGAAGCCGTCGCCACTTGGTGGGAAGTCGGCCTCATCCCCGCAGGCTCCGCGGGGCGCTGCGCCATCCATCACTGGCGGTGCCAGGCCGGTGGCTTGTTATCCCTGTTGCGGTGCTCAGCAGGCCTGTCAGCTGTGTAGCATTGAGCGCCACATCGCCTCCCGTTGTCATCGATGCTACAAGCAAGATTTCCTCGGCCTGGGCAATAATGGCAAAGGGAATGAAAAACAGGCTGTTGCGGTGGCAAGTCATGAACATGGGCGCACTCCAtcctactccattgatcctacATGGTATATGGACACGGGAGCCATGAACCACCTCACCAACGAGATGGCCAAGCTCTCCACTCAGGAACCATATCGCggtcatgatcaggtgcacaccgccaatggagcaggtatgcgcatctTCCATGTTGTCCAGGCCTCACTACTTTCGAAAACAACATCTTTCCAATATTCTTCGAGTTCCCACTGCTACACGTAGTTAGTTGTCTGTCCCtcaacttactcgtgataataatgtccttgctgagtttcacccttttcgtttctttatcaaggatcgggacatGAGGGCCGTTCTGCTTAGTGGCAGTCTTCGCCATGGTTTATATGCACTTGACGCGCCGCCCACATCTCCTATGCAGTCTTCTCCTCAGGCGTTCAGCGGTGTTCGTGTGTCACCTACACATTGGCATGCACGCCTTGGTCACCCTGCTGCTCCTATAGTTTGTCATGTGCTACATCGTCATGAACTACCAGTTGTGTCCAATAAAActgctgaaactatttgtgatgcctgtcagcaggcaagagtcatcaacttccgttttcagagtctagtcgtgttgtgaaacatcctctttagcttgtgttttctgatgtatggggtcatgcccaaacGTCTGTTAATGGCcataattattatgtcagtttcattgatgcttatagccggttcacttggctttatcttattaagcaaaaatctgatgtgtttgatatctTTATTCAGTTTCAAGCACACGTTGAGCGTCTCCTTAAGCATAAAATTATTCATGTTCAATCCGACTAGGGGGTGAATATCACAACCTCAACACATTTTTCAACAAACTTGGGATTTCTCAccgtgtgtcttgtcctcatacacatcagcaggaTGAAACcgctgaacgtaagcatcgtcatcttgtagAAACTGAACTTACTTTGCTAGCTCATGCCTCCGTTCCGTTTAGGTTCTGGAGCGATGCCTTCTCCACCGCCTGTTTTTTGATAAACAAGCTTGCCTCGCGACTTCTGAATatgaaaatgttggggaacgtagtaatttcaaaaaaatcctacgaacacacaggatcatggtgatgcatagcaacgagaggggagagtgcgtccacgtaccctcgtagaccgaaagcggaagcgttagcacaacacggttgatgtagtcgtacgtcttcacgatccgaccgatccaagtaccgaacgcacgacacctccgagttcagcacacgttcagctcgatgacgtcccacgaactccgatccagcagagcttcatgggagagtttcgtcggcacgatggcgtgatgacggtgatgatgatgctaccgatgcagggcttcgcctaagcaccgctacgatataatcgaggtggattatggtggaggggggcaccgcacacggctggaatagatcaacttgtgtgtctagaggtgccccctgaccccgtatataaaggagcaaggggggaggccggccggccctagagggtgtgccaggaggaggattcctcctcctagtaggagtaggattcccctctttcctactcctactaggagggggaaaggaagggggagagggagaaggaaaggggggcgccgcccccccctctcctagtccaattcggaccagagggggaggggcgcgcggcctgccctaggccggccctctctctctctccactaaggcccataaggcaaactatttctcccggggggttccggtagccctctagcacttcggttttctccgaaaccacccggaacacttccggtgtccgaatatagtcgtctaatatatcgatctttacgtctcgaccattttgagactcctcatcatgtccatgatcatatctgggactccgaactaccttcggtacatcaaaatacaaaaactcaaaataccaatcgtcaccaaactttaagcgtgcggaccctacgggttcgagaactatgtagacatgaccgaggcacgtctccggtcaataaccaatagcagaacctagatgttcataatggctcccacatattctacgaagatctttatcggtcaaaccgcataagaacatacgttgttccctttgtcatcggtatgttacttgcccgagattcgatcgtcggtatctcaatacctagttcaatcttgttaccggcaagtctctttactcgttccgtaatacatcatcccgcaactaactcatcagttacaatgcttgcaaggcttatagtgttgtgcattgccgagtgggcccagagatacctctccgacaatcggagtgacaaatcctaatcttgatttatgccaactcaaaaagtaccatcggagacacctgtagagcacctttataatcacccagttacgttgtgacgtttggtagcacacaaagtgttcctgcggtaatcaggagttgcataatctcatagtcataggaacatgtataagtcatgaagaaagcaatagcagaaaactaaacgatcaagtgttaagctaacgggatgggtcaagtcaatcacatcattctcctaatgatgtgatcccgttaatcaaatgacaactcatgtctatggttaggaaacataaccatctttgattaacgagctagtcaagtagaggcatactagtgacactctgtttgtctatgtattcacacatgtactaagtttccggttaatacaattctagcatgaataataaacatttatcatgatatgaggaataaataataactttattattgcctccagggcatatttccttcagtctcccactttgtaagggcatatttatccctacggtgttttggtgattgatgacaatgcatttgcggactaatcaggTGTTTTGGTTTCTTTCAGATATTCATCCTTTGGCACGCAATGATTATTTCCCCTCGGCGCTCTACTCAAGACAGTGTAGCTTCCTTCGTGACTTTGCTGGTGGACTAAG
This genomic window contains:
- the LOC123155673 gene encoding nucleolin; translation: MAPAAGRGRGRGRARGRGRGRGRGRAAKTPPPPAAEPAPEEAPDAAEQEQEQEQEQDQEHEQEQEQLTHNTQDAAASASASASAFAGRETIEISDSTEASPQHCASSPDIYSSTTVHQHIKEEEPTSITVDEPSEADVPSPTNDDEQQQKMEVEAGEPHDMLLSVEQEEAQGNNNQEDAGPDANKQAVQSKEAEVIEQEGGKADDDDVAVKTAATHDAQNKQDSQPNPLHQGQMLAATHDDNSENKHPLHQQQMDAQQEEEEEEDPQEVIFDDSVSVGEGQAASEIKQGDDLAKATEDDDDGQAAAESKQEEHRARASEEHGQAAGEVKQQEDERKVMSDMAKNRQRKKELEIFVGGLDREAVEEDIRKVFAHVGHVVEVRLHKDLSTNKNKGFAFVRFANKHQVARALAEVKNPMIHGKRCAIAASEDNDTLFLGNICNTWTKEAIKKRLLDYGVEGVQSLTLVPDTQNEGQSRGFAFLEFSCHADAMLAFKRLQQPDALFGHPERTAKVAFAEPIKEADAEVMAQVKSVFIDGLPPYWDEERVKNRFKAYGLIERVVLARNMSSAKRNDFGFVNFSTHEEALACIEATNNTELGDVGKAKLKVRVRLSNPLPKSQAVKGEMSGGFRIGHPGSGFNRPGRGFNRGRAAPRREGFHGDRGFNNHTPVRGGRFNSAYSNNSFEASPSDFRARQAPPAFRGGSSGRQHDLFDRGQGRGYHHPPRGPTFEPEGDFGRPFGENPYLYEDVRHGAKRPYSHMEPGPPGYFEHGGPPRVRPRFDHYEQPPFPGGNRFGHYDQPPFPGGDRHRDSFGTRGGYSRDHHYGPAPGHAHAHAPPPAPAQYGRGAFQPHHRGGHSGGGYYHH